From a single Lentisphaera profundi genomic region:
- a CDS encoding serine/threonine-protein kinase translates to MEKRKEENYDNKFAHFCDEISSFEETPLINNIESDQERYKNFSFLDEGGAKLIYRCQDNYTGREVAMAKLKDKSNEFNKERFLREAQLTSLLQHPNIVPVYDLGLKEHQPWFTMKLVSGQSLKDILHESEKKGNSPLDDLNKNLDYFLKICDAIAYAHSRAVLHLDLKPANIQISDYGDLVVCDWGLANILPHDCDENMLQYYSFNPFDEQSVTVDGLIKGTPGYMAPEQTSTKKAKKCAQTDIFSLGAILYSMLCFQQAFKGASLNEVIANTQQGNYQLPSEVIAHVPKALEAICQKAMSVDIEDRYQSVLELQDEVFKYRNGFATSAENASLLTLFKLWIYRHKMISSLAGLIFLILLIGSFVYLEKVNLEKENALQLVTIVKQENEFVRKMGRDAAPRFLERAQWAYSSFNIDDAVNFCDSSVELNPELTEAWQLKAELHFIKEEFKQALEALVHTDQQHGLVKICQEFSEIKSNDLAGLKTSNRLNLIKKIRLLKLNALSIRYIHHKANTPMELDDRIDFAYHTTLIMNNLKSMNFNYDKETQHLDLSKNKELKTALAFQNFPAKSTDLSNTAMSDFTSITNQKIRSLDISSTNILSLRSLSSPFNTLRHLNLSNTAIRSLLPIKNSLIESIDISWTDINALSHLDSFPNLKQVTVHLGQFKKGQIKQLKSLCSVIIKQKK, encoded by the coding sequence ATGGAAAAACGCAAAGAAGAAAACTACGACAATAAGTTTGCGCATTTCTGTGACGAGATCTCTAGCTTTGAAGAAACTCCCCTCATCAACAATATTGAATCAGATCAAGAGCGCTACAAAAACTTCTCTTTCCTTGATGAAGGTGGTGCCAAACTTATTTACCGCTGCCAAGATAATTACACCGGCCGTGAAGTGGCCATGGCAAAACTCAAAGATAAGTCCAATGAATTTAATAAAGAACGTTTTTTGCGAGAAGCGCAACTCACTTCATTATTGCAGCATCCAAATATTGTCCCGGTCTATGACTTAGGCCTGAAAGAGCATCAGCCCTGGTTCACCATGAAACTCGTCTCAGGTCAATCACTGAAAGATATCCTTCATGAGAGTGAAAAAAAGGGTAACTCACCGCTCGATGACCTCAACAAAAACCTCGATTACTTTCTCAAAATTTGTGATGCCATTGCTTATGCACACTCAAGAGCAGTACTCCATCTCGATTTAAAGCCCGCCAATATTCAAATAAGTGATTATGGTGACTTAGTCGTTTGTGACTGGGGACTCGCTAATATCCTGCCCCATGACTGCGATGAAAATATGCTACAGTATTATTCCTTCAATCCTTTTGATGAACAGTCCGTCACCGTAGATGGCCTGATCAAAGGCACTCCTGGATATATGGCTCCGGAGCAAACTTCCACAAAAAAAGCAAAAAAATGTGCTCAAACGGACATCTTCTCACTGGGAGCGATACTCTATTCAATGCTCTGTTTTCAGCAAGCTTTCAAGGGGGCGAGCCTCAATGAAGTGATCGCCAATACTCAACAAGGCAATTACCAACTTCCGAGCGAGGTCATTGCCCATGTCCCTAAAGCCTTGGAGGCTATTTGCCAAAAAGCTATGTCTGTGGATATTGAGGATCGTTATCAATCTGTGCTGGAACTTCAGGATGAAGTTTTTAAATACCGCAATGGTTTTGCGACCAGCGCAGAAAACGCCAGCCTACTCACCTTATTTAAACTCTGGATCTATCGCCATAAAATGATCAGCTCTTTGGCTGGACTTATCTTTTTAATCCTACTCATCGGCTCCTTTGTTTATCTTGAGAAAGTTAATCTCGAAAAAGAAAATGCCCTTCAATTAGTTACAATAGTCAAACAGGAAAATGAATTTGTTCGAAAAATGGGCCGTGATGCCGCACCGCGTTTTCTCGAGAGAGCTCAATGGGCTTACAGCAGCTTTAACATTGATGACGCAGTCAATTTTTGTGATAGTTCCGTTGAACTCAATCCCGAACTCACTGAAGCCTGGCAACTCAAAGCTGAACTTCACTTCATCAAAGAAGAATTTAAGCAAGCTCTCGAAGCTCTAGTTCACACAGACCAACAACATGGCTTAGTAAAAATCTGTCAGGAATTCAGTGAAATAAAAAGTAATGACCTAGCAGGATTAAAAACGTCGAATCGTCTTAATTTAATTAAAAAAATCCGTCTCCTCAAATTAAACGCCCTCTCCATTCGTTATATTCATCATAAGGCGAATACTCCAATGGAGCTTGATGATCGCATTGATTTTGCCTATCACACAACGCTGATTATGAATAATCTCAAAAGCATGAATTTTAATTATGATAAAGAGACTCAACATTTGGATCTTTCCAAAAATAAAGAGCTAAAAACTGCTCTCGCTTTTCAAAATTTCCCAGCTAAAAGTACCGATTTATCAAATACCGCCATGAGTGATTTTACCTCTATAACAAACCAAAAAATTCGAAGTCTAGATATAAGTTCAACAAATATTTTGAGTCTGCGCTCACTATCCAGCCCTTTCAATACACTGCGCCATTTAAATCTTTCTAATACGGCCATTCGCAGTCTACTTCCCATTAAAAATAGTCTCATCGAATCTATAGATATAAGTTGGACCGACATTAATGCTTTGTCACATTTGGACAGTTTTCCCAACCTCAAACAAGTGACTGTTCATCTTGGTCAGTTTAAAAAAGGGCAAATCAAGCAACTCAAATCTCTATGTTCAGTCATTATTAAACAAAAAAAATGA
- a CDS encoding sigma-70 family RNA polymerase sigma factor: protein MNDSNNTRHTLLQKLQLSEGDEYWDEFVRSYEGYIYMVIRGLRVDLSTCEDLLQDVLVKVWKSLSEFKYEKEKCRFRTWLCVIIRNTVYNYFKSKANRNNLQNVNYEEAAESIKLFTQPEIDRIAELEWKSFLSNKAWDSIKNDFSPKAVEVFEASLNESDNKVLSERFGISASVVRVYKSRIRTVLLKEITRLNFELGG from the coding sequence ATGAATGATTCTAATAATACTCGCCACACACTACTTCAGAAGCTACAGCTTTCTGAGGGTGATGAGTACTGGGATGAATTTGTTCGTTCCTACGAAGGCTATATTTACATGGTCATCCGCGGACTTCGAGTAGATCTCAGTACTTGCGAAGATCTTCTTCAAGATGTGCTCGTAAAAGTCTGGAAATCTCTTTCTGAATTTAAATACGAAAAAGAGAAATGTCGCTTCCGTACCTGGCTCTGCGTTATTATCCGCAACACGGTTTATAACTACTTTAAATCAAAAGCGAACCGCAATAATCTCCAAAATGTCAATTACGAAGAAGCGGCTGAATCAATTAAACTTTTCACGCAACCCGAGATTGATCGCATTGCCGAATTGGAATGGAAAAGCTTTTTATCAAATAAAGCTTGGGATAGTATAAAAAATGACTTTTCTCCTAAAGCCGTAGAAGTTTTTGAAGCTTCACTCAATGAATCAGATAATAAAGTTCTTAGTGAACGCTTTGGGATTTCCGCAAGTGTAGTCAGAGTTTATAAATCTCGTATCCGTACCGTGCTCTTAAAAGAAATCACCCGACTTAATTTCGAACTCGGCGGTTAG
- a CDS encoding GDSL-type esterase/lipase family protein produces the protein MIFKKIILAGLLSSILIPTVFCEDQARTVIPVKSSLKKFMPRLHEAKLAEAKNTKVDWVMIGDSITHAWGRDYKGTFAGSKLLNLGFPGDSTQHVLWRIQHGALDGISPKLVTLLIGTNNLRPAKGVHSPDKPEDTFAGIQAIVAEVRTRLPNSKLMVFSIFPRGPQAANERVKEVNAMLPQLNDNEHIFHVNINGTFLDDQDKQIEAYYSKDGVHLIPAGYAAWAKTLQVLLKKEGFKINPNIPASRVKQKSRNK, from the coding sequence ATGATATTCAAAAAAATAATATTAGCGGGACTGTTGTCATCCATCTTGATTCCAACTGTCTTTTGCGAGGATCAAGCCAGAACGGTAATCCCTGTAAAATCAAGCCTGAAGAAATTTATGCCGAGGCTACACGAAGCGAAACTTGCCGAGGCAAAAAATACTAAGGTCGACTGGGTCATGATTGGTGACTCAATCACTCACGCTTGGGGCAGAGATTACAAGGGGACCTTCGCGGGCAGCAAGCTGTTAAACCTTGGCTTTCCCGGGGATAGTACTCAGCACGTTTTGTGGCGTATTCAGCATGGCGCACTTGATGGGATCTCGCCTAAGTTGGTGACGCTCTTGATCGGCACCAATAATTTAAGACCCGCTAAAGGTGTGCACAGCCCGGATAAACCGGAGGATACTTTTGCGGGTATCCAGGCCATTGTAGCCGAAGTGCGCACGCGTCTTCCCAACTCTAAATTGATGGTTTTTTCTATCTTCCCCCGCGGTCCACAGGCAGCGAATGAGAGGGTTAAGGAGGTCAATGCCATGTTACCGCAACTGAACGATAACGAGCATATATTTCATGTGAATATTAATGGCACATTTCTCGATGATCAGGATAAGCAGATTGAAGCATATTATAGCAAAGACGGGGTACATTTGATCCCAGCCGGATATGCAGCCTGGGCCAAAACTCTGCAAGTTTTATTGAAGAAAGAAGGCTTTAAAATTAACCCCAATATTCCAGCGAGTCGGGTCAAGCAAAAAAGCAGAAACAAATAA
- a CDS encoding type II secretion system protein encodes MKQEKLISKINFTRKFTLIELLVVVAIIGILASLLLPSLSKSRASARRVVCVNNLKNISTSLIMYPGDNNNFLPYGNGVGVSRPITWDDLLGMGTYDGRNNITMQIAQLNKINDSTYGSEIYYCPEADFDYITAAGEPVRTYTVNTNLMWSVEAPIGNKAGLVMEPASTSNAGSVQVNEISKPSSTVMVFDNEGAWAQGWRAAGHGYYLDDVRRHSQHGKTYFALMGFADGSVRHTAMLGTSSKVTGGEEMWDID; translated from the coding sequence ATGAAACAAGAAAAACTCATTTCAAAAATAAATTTCACACGAAAGTTCACTCTTATAGAACTCTTAGTGGTGGTGGCCATTATCGGCATCTTGGCATCCTTACTTTTACCCTCACTCTCAAAATCCAGAGCATCTGCTCGCCGAGTTGTTTGCGTCAATAATCTAAAAAATATATCTACATCCCTTATCATGTACCCAGGTGACAATAACAACTTTTTACCCTACGGCAATGGCGTAGGAGTTTCACGGCCTATCACATGGGATGACCTTTTGGGCATGGGAACTTATGATGGCCGAAATAATATTACCATGCAAATTGCTCAACTCAATAAAATCAATGACTCGACTTATGGCTCCGAAATCTACTACTGTCCAGAAGCCGATTTTGATTATATCACTGCAGCTGGAGAGCCTGTGCGCACCTACACAGTTAATACTAACTTAATGTGGTCAGTGGAAGCCCCTATAGGTAATAAAGCAGGCTTAGTTATGGAACCCGCAAGTACAAGTAATGCTGGCTCGGTTCAAGTCAACGAAATCTCTAAACCTTCGAGTACGGTTATGGTTTTTGATAATGAAGGCGCATGGGCTCAGGGTTGGAGAGCAGCTGGGCACGGCTATTACCTAGACGATGTTCGACGTCATTCACAACACGGAAAAACCTACTTTGCTCTCATGGGCTTTGCCGACGGCAGTGTAAGGCATACAGCTATGTTAGGCACCTCAAGTAAAGTGACAGGTGGAGAAGAAATGTGGGACATAGATTAA
- a CDS encoding arylsulfatase encodes MKYFVYLFLFFPFTQIFSQDSTKLPNVIFILADDLGYGDLSFYGQEKLKTPNIDRLGKEGMKFTDHYSGNTVCSPSRAVLMTGQHPGKVHCRGNAGRAGENGIALDPKMTTLPRLFKNAGYATGGFGKWGLGITSDQGNPNPLTHGFDVFTGWKNQVVAHTYYPSSIVRNGAEVPLEEGTYIHDLIMQDAFDFIRHSVKEQKPFFCYIPTAIPHASMHAPKELHEKWSKVFPQFNHIIGKYGAGKDELSPDVKNPIAGFAAMIEHLDNQVGDLLTLLQELDVDNNTLILFSSDNGAHREGGHDPDFWNSNGPLRGIKRDLYEGGIRTPLLARWPEKIKAGTVSNHISAFWDVLPTMAEITKQKNPIQTDGLSFFSSLLSKASQQKQHKYLYWEHRNYKPDRALRMGKWKAVMQRQGRRDKTPKQLELFNLENDLDEQHDLADQHPELVQKIKKYMDEAHRPLAQK; translated from the coding sequence ATGAAATATTTCGTCTACCTATTTTTATTTTTTCCCTTTACCCAAATATTTTCCCAAGATTCGACTAAACTTCCCAATGTTATTTTCATCCTTGCAGATGATCTTGGCTACGGCGATTTATCTTTTTATGGGCAAGAAAAACTCAAAACCCCAAATATTGACCGCTTAGGCAAAGAAGGGATGAAGTTCACCGATCATTACTCAGGTAATACTGTTTGCTCACCTTCACGAGCTGTACTCATGACGGGCCAACACCCTGGCAAAGTACATTGTCGTGGAAATGCTGGACGAGCAGGCGAAAATGGCATAGCCCTTGATCCCAAAATGACTACTTTACCGCGACTCTTCAAAAATGCTGGCTACGCCACGGGTGGCTTTGGTAAATGGGGACTTGGAATCACTTCTGATCAAGGAAATCCCAATCCCCTCACCCATGGTTTTGATGTTTTTACGGGCTGGAAAAACCAAGTTGTTGCCCATACTTATTACCCTAGTAGTATTGTACGTAATGGAGCAGAAGTTCCCCTCGAAGAAGGCACTTATATTCACGACCTAATAATGCAGGACGCCTTTGACTTCATTCGTCATAGTGTCAAAGAGCAAAAACCCTTTTTCTGCTACATCCCCACCGCTATACCTCACGCATCCATGCATGCGCCAAAAGAACTCCACGAAAAATGGTCTAAAGTTTTCCCGCAGTTTAATCATATAATTGGCAAGTATGGCGCAGGTAAAGATGAGCTTAGCCCCGATGTAAAAAATCCCATCGCGGGTTTTGCCGCCATGATAGAACATCTCGATAATCAAGTGGGAGACTTACTAACTCTTCTGCAAGAACTCGATGTGGATAATAATACGCTAATTCTTTTCAGTAGTGATAATGGAGCACACCGTGAAGGAGGCCACGATCCCGATTTTTGGAATTCCAATGGCCCACTCCGCGGTATCAAACGCGATTTATATGAGGGGGGTATTCGCACTCCTTTACTCGCCCGCTGGCCAGAAAAAATTAAAGCAGGCACGGTAAGCAATCATATTAGTGCTTTCTGGGATGTGCTCCCCACTATGGCCGAAATAACTAAGCAAAAAAATCCTATACAAACTGATGGGCTCTCTTTTTTTTCCTCTCTTTTAAGTAAAGCTTCACAACAAAAACAACACAAGTATCTTTATTGGGAACATCGCAACTACAAACCAGACCGTGCCCTTCGCATGGGCAAGTGGAAAGCTGTTATGCAGCGCCAAGGTAGAAGGGATAAAACACCTAAGCAACTAGAATTATTTAACCTTGAAAATGACCTTGACGAGCAACACGACCTCGCAGATCAACACCCCGAACTTGTCCAAAAGATCAAAAAATACATGGATGAAGCTCATCGCCCCCTAGCGCAGAAATAG
- a CDS encoding sialate O-acetylesterase, with product MKLFIFILVLTVTNTFATELSVAGIFSDGMVLQQGIKVPVWGMGEAESSITVAFDTQKISTTVDAQGKWMLKLDPLKASSENSELKISSPEERLVIKNVLVGEVWLCAGQSNMDWTLAKLTRKPGSDDYKPIHDYLVKEIETSHDPLLRQFTVTSAASTTVVGSIKSPGWFSAIDKNNANFSGTAYFFGRELRKKLRVPIGLIDANRGGTDIEPWIPKEQYLKDDVLKVFYDQEMTKLSPTTKATAQRAQGKTAKRITLNKVPAALYNGFIHALAPYAIKGTIWYQGENNTTYRTKFYRKNMLALIEGWRAHWAQDKFYFFWCQLANMHKSKSAPTDKDSWADIQNYQREVLALTSDTGMAVLNDIGEARNIHPKNKIDVGKRLMLLAMNKAYGKNITCSGPLYKSSLIEGSKILITFDHVDSGLMSGKKELMKPTIETFEPLKYFQICGSDRVWEWATAKITSKDTIEVYHPEIAKPVEVRYAWASNPEGANLYNKAGLPASLFKTIIKE from the coding sequence ATGAAACTATTCATATTCATCCTTGTGCTCACCGTGACAAATACCTTCGCGACTGAGCTCAGCGTTGCAGGCATTTTTTCGGATGGCATGGTCTTACAGCAAGGAATCAAAGTTCCCGTGTGGGGCATGGGTGAAGCGGAAAGCTCAATCACGGTCGCTTTTGATACGCAAAAGATATCCACCACCGTCGATGCCCAAGGCAAATGGATGCTTAAACTTGACCCTCTCAAGGCTTCCAGCGAAAACTCTGAACTAAAAATCTCTAGTCCAGAAGAACGCTTAGTCATAAAAAATGTCCTGGTGGGCGAAGTTTGGCTCTGTGCCGGTCAGTCTAATATGGATTGGACTTTGGCAAAGCTGACTCGTAAGCCTGGCTCCGATGATTATAAACCGATCCACGATTATTTAGTCAAAGAAATTGAAACGTCTCATGATCCCCTGCTGAGACAATTCACAGTCACGAGCGCAGCCTCCACCACAGTAGTGGGTTCGATTAAATCTCCGGGCTGGTTTTCTGCCATAGATAAAAACAACGCCAACTTCTCTGGCACGGCTTATTTCTTTGGTCGCGAGCTGCGCAAAAAACTCCGCGTTCCCATTGGCCTCATTGACGCCAATCGCGGCGGCACCGATATCGAACCCTGGATCCCCAAAGAACAGTATCTGAAGGATGATGTACTTAAAGTTTTCTACGATCAAGAAATGACCAAGTTAAGTCCCACGACCAAGGCTACAGCTCAACGAGCTCAAGGCAAAACCGCCAAGCGCATCACGCTAAACAAAGTACCCGCGGCGCTCTATAATGGCTTTATTCATGCGCTTGCCCCCTACGCTATAAAAGGTACTATTTGGTATCAGGGTGAGAACAACACAACTTACCGAACCAAATTTTACCGCAAAAATATGTTGGCTCTTATAGAGGGCTGGCGGGCTCATTGGGCCCAAGATAAATTCTATTTTTTCTGGTGCCAGTTGGCCAATATGCACAAATCCAAATCAGCACCCACTGATAAGGATTCCTGGGCCGATATCCAAAACTACCAAAGAGAAGTTCTAGCGCTCACTTCTGATACGGGCATGGCGGTACTCAATGATATTGGTGAAGCGAGAAATATTCATCCAAAAAATAAAATAGATGTCGGCAAGCGTCTAATGCTGCTGGCGATGAATAAAGCCTATGGCAAAAATATTACCTGTAGTGGTCCTCTCTATAAAAGCTCGCTGATTGAAGGCAGTAAAATCCTCATTACTTTTGATCATGTCGACTCAGGTTTAATGAGCGGTAAAAAAGAACTTATGAAACCCACGATCGAAACTTTTGAGCCTCTGAAATACTTTCAGATCTGCGGTTCAGATAGAGTTTGGGAGTGGGCTACTGCAAAAATCACTTCCAAAGACACCATTGAAGTTTATCACCCAGAGATCGCTAAGCCAGTCGAAGTGCGCTACGCCTGGGCCTCCAACCCCGAAGGGGCTAATCTTTACAATAAAGCGGGTTTACCAGCTTCATTATTTAAAACAATCATTAAGGAATAA
- a CDS encoding GDSL-type esterase/lipase family protein: MLQTKHFFTVLSILLFTGLFGLQAEQKKPATISPIQGSHKWWAPRHQEKLNEAKKSGIDLVMIGDSITHNWEKQKSYPQSFAPYKVLNLGFGGDRTQNVLWRIQNGEIDGLSPQFVSIMIGTNNITRNKTEDIAFGIKTIIAELKKRLPESKILLFNVFPRHHSRGKGEDYKEVQALNKLLPALADNKQVFHHDLSPIFQDANGELKTELYGRDRLHLSNQGYTAWGNALNTILAKYDNASARSAKKSKVEKKVSPNEAPIIRLWPIERVGGEANRLKLEFRDRRGNPQLCGVKDPYLTVYPAKNDKPAVALIYNPGGAYKILGIPDREHIQKWNDLGITVFVHRYSIPDQPDKAFQDLQRAMRLVRSQAKKWNIDPNNIGIFGNSAGGHLSARLSQNYNQKVYEAIDEADQVSCEPNFVILQCAAYFQGRKMDKDFDAAIFPMKRKVAPTFLTYSKDDKFCKGGIDYAKQLTAAGGAIELKLFEKGGHGMGGCDWFSEVAQWLKAQKITQLPNKI, from the coding sequence ATGCTACAAACAAAACATTTCTTTACAGTCCTAAGTATACTGTTATTCACCGGCCTTTTTGGCCTTCAAGCTGAACAAAAAAAGCCAGCCACAATTAGCCCTATACAGGGTAGTCATAAATGGTGGGCGCCACGTCACCAAGAAAAACTGAATGAAGCCAAAAAGAGCGGAATAGATCTCGTGATGATTGGCGACTCCATCACACATAATTGGGAGAAGCAAAAATCCTACCCACAAAGTTTTGCTCCCTACAAAGTTCTCAACCTTGGCTTTGGCGGAGACCGCACCCAAAATGTTCTCTGGCGAATTCAAAATGGTGAAATTGACGGATTATCACCACAATTTGTCAGCATCATGATTGGTACTAATAATATCACGAGAAACAAAACCGAAGATATTGCCTTTGGTATAAAAACTATTATTGCAGAATTAAAAAAGCGCCTACCCGAATCTAAAATCCTTTTATTTAATGTCTTTCCTCGTCATCACTCAAGAGGTAAAGGTGAAGATTATAAAGAAGTCCAAGCTTTAAATAAACTCCTCCCTGCATTAGCTGATAACAAGCAAGTCTTTCACCATGATCTAAGTCCCATCTTTCAAGATGCTAATGGTGAACTAAAAACTGAACTCTACGGGCGTGACCGCCTTCATTTAAGTAATCAAGGTTACACAGCTTGGGGCAATGCACTCAATACAATTTTAGCAAAATATGATAATGCTTCTGCGAGGAGCGCAAAAAAATCTAAGGTAGAAAAGAAAGTCAGCCCGAATGAGGCTCCCATCATCCGCCTCTGGCCCATCGAACGAGTTGGTGGCGAAGCCAATCGTCTCAAACTAGAGTTCCGAGATCGCCGGGGAAATCCGCAACTCTGCGGAGTTAAAGACCCCTACCTCACCGTCTACCCCGCAAAAAATGATAAGCCTGCCGTCGCACTCATCTATAATCCAGGTGGCGCCTACAAGATCCTCGGCATTCCCGATCGCGAGCACATCCAAAAATGGAATGATTTGGGCATCACTGTTTTTGTTCACCGCTACTCCATCCCCGATCAGCCTGATAAGGCTTTCCAAGACTTGCAGCGCGCGATGCGTCTTGTCCGTTCGCAAGCAAAAAAATGGAATATCGATCCTAATAATATCGGCATCTTTGGCAACTCAGCAGGCGGTCACCTCTCCGCTCGCCTTAGTCAAAACTACAATCAAAAAGTTTATGAAGCCATTGATGAGGCCGACCAAGTATCCTGTGAACCCAACTTTGTGATCCTGCAGTGCGCTGCCTATTTTCAAGGTAGAAAGATGGACAAGGATTTCGATGCGGCAATCTTTCCGATGAAAAGAAAAGTAGCACCTACTTTCCTCACTTATTCGAAAGACGACAAGTTCTGTAAGGGAGGAATCGATTATGCCAAACAGCTCACTGCGGCTGGTGGTGCTATTGAGCTAAAGCTCTTTGAAAAAGGTGGCCATGGCATGGGTGGCTGCGACTGGTTCTCAGAAGTGGCCCAATGGCTTAAGGCACAGAAAATCACACAATTACCCAATAAGATATGA
- a CDS encoding prepilin-type N-terminal cleavage/methylation domain-containing protein: MSQTSKKLRLFTLIELLVVIAIIGILASLLLPSLSL; encoded by the coding sequence ATGTCACAAACTTCAAAAAAACTTCGTCTATTCACCCTCATTGAATTACTTGTGGTCATTGCCATTATTGGCATCCTAGCTTCATTGCTCCTCCCCAGCTTATCATTATAA
- a CDS encoding Fic family protein — protein MNISDKLVFSPKLSQGIIAKIGIIEKFRGKWEALKIKEDQFLQELRHIATIQSIGSSTRIEGSQLSDQEVIHLLDNLEQRQLDTRDEQEVIGYWDALEVLLDNAEDLDLSQRYIFQLHGLLLKYSEKDTRQRGQYKNISNRVVANYPDGTQKTIFNTTEPHLVDKEMDELIEWCNAKLANIEMNPLIVIATFVYEFLSIHPFHDGNGRLSRLLTTLLLVRSEYYFVQYVSFEHIIEERKKEYYQILMECQRNRSTDDERIGSWIDFFLDCMIQLSAKLENKLERIVRNDTYLNARQKRIIDLLNLKGKMRSGDLAREIESASLPTIKKDLNFLVKQGLILKFGVGKATTYQSPSA, from the coding sequence ATGAATATTTCAGATAAATTAGTTTTTAGTCCTAAGCTTTCTCAAGGGATCATTGCGAAGATAGGAATTATAGAGAAGTTTAGAGGTAAATGGGAAGCTTTAAAGATTAAAGAGGACCAATTCCTTCAGGAGCTTAGGCATATAGCGACGATTCAGAGTATTGGCTCATCTACACGTATTGAGGGAAGTCAACTATCAGACCAAGAAGTTATACATCTTCTAGATAACCTTGAGCAGAGACAACTCGATACTCGTGACGAACAAGAAGTCATCGGGTACTGGGATGCGCTTGAGGTCTTGCTGGATAATGCAGAAGACTTAGACTTGTCACAGCGTTATATATTTCAACTGCACGGCCTTCTGCTCAAATACTCAGAAAAAGACACACGACAACGTGGCCAGTATAAGAATATATCAAATCGGGTAGTTGCGAACTATCCAGATGGAACTCAAAAAACAATATTCAATACCACCGAACCTCATCTAGTGGATAAAGAAATGGATGAGCTCATAGAGTGGTGTAATGCAAAATTGGCTAATATAGAAATGAATCCGCTTATTGTAATAGCTACTTTTGTTTATGAGTTTTTATCAATTCACCCCTTTCATGATGGTAATGGCCGGCTATCACGTCTTTTGACAACCTTACTTTTGGTGCGTTCAGAATATTATTTTGTTCAGTATGTGTCTTTTGAACATATTATTGAAGAAAGAAAAAAAGAGTATTATCAAATTTTGATGGAATGTCAGCGCAATCGTTCTACTGATGATGAACGTATAGGAAGCTGGATTGATTTTTTTCTTGATTGTATGATCCAGTTGTCAGCAAAACTGGAAAATAAGTTGGAGCGTATTGTACGCAATGACACTTATCTCAATGCCCGACAAAAAAGGATCATTGACTTACTCAATCTAAAAGGGAAAATGCGCTCAGGAGATCTTGCTCGAGAAATCGAGAGTGCATCTCTGCCCACAATTAAAAAAGACCTTAATTTCTTAGTGAAGCAAGGTCTTATTCTAAAGTTTGGTGTAGGGAAAGCTACTACCTACCAAAGCCCTTCTGCATAG
- a CDS encoding sulfatase-like hydrolase/transferase: MIPKKYNFVSLFTLLSCLHTLQAAPKPNIVHIMVDDMGWQDIASHKLDGKPVYETPHLDRLTKIGRRFTQAYSPAATGG, translated from the coding sequence ATGATCCCCAAAAAATATAATTTCGTAAGTCTATTCACCCTACTTTCTTGTCTTCATACTTTGCAGGCTGCACCAAAACCCAATATTGTGCACATCATGGTGGACGACATGGGCTGGCAAGATATTGCCTCACACAAACTCGATGGCAAGCCCGTTTATGAAACACCCCACCTTGATCGTCTCACAAAAATTGGCCGCCGTTTCACACAGGCCTACTCACCGGCTGCCACCGGGGGCTGA